A genomic region of Gossypium hirsutum isolate 1008001.06 unplaced genomic scaffold, Gossypium_hirsutum_v2.1 scaffold_653, whole genome shotgun sequence contains the following coding sequences:
- the LOC107934870 gene encoding transcription factor MYB106 → MGRSPCCEKVGLKKGPWTPEEDQKLLAYIEQHGHGSWRALPLKAGLQRCGKSCRLRWINYLRPDIKRGKFSLQEEQTIIQLHALLGNRWSAIATHLPKRTDNEIKNYWNTHLKKRLTKMGIDPVTHKPKTDALGSTTGNPKDAANLSHMAQWESARLEAEARLVRESKLVPSNPPQSNHFTAVAPSPTPATRPQCLDVLKAWQGVVCGLFTFNMDNNNLQSPTSTLNFMENTTTLPMSSSSSVNGMFNENFGWNSSINPCESGDNLKVEYGSDQIPELKERLDHPMELHEMDYSSEGTWFQELFGFNGL, encoded by the exons atggggagGTCACCATGTTGTGAGAAGGTAGGGTTGAAGAAAGGTCCATGGACCCCAGAAGAAGATCAAAAGCTCTTAGCTTACATTGAACAACATGGCCATGGAAGCTGGCGTGCCTTGCCTTTAAAAGCTG ggCTTCAAAGATGTGGAAAGAGTTGCCGACTGAGATGGATTAACTACTTGAGACCTGATATCAAAAGAGGAAAGTTCAGTTTACAAGAAGAACAGACCATTATTCAACTCCATGCCCTTCTTGGAAACAG gtgGTCTGCCATAGCTACTCATTTGCCGAAAAGAACAGACAATGAGATCAAGAACTACTGGAACACACATCTAAAGAAAAGGCTAACCAAAATGGGGATCGATCCTGTCACCCACAAGCCTAAAACCGATGCACTCGGCTCCACCACTGGTAACCCTAAAGATGCTGCTAACCTTAGTCACATGGCTCAATGGGAGAGTGCTCGTTTAGAAGCTGAAGCTAGACTGGTTCGTGAGTCCAAGCTAGTTCCTTCAAACCCTCCTCAAAGCAACCATTTCACTGCCGTTGCGCCTTCGCCGACTCCGGCAACTAGACCGCAATGCCTCGACGTACTCAAAGCATGGCAAGGTGTCGTCTGCGGGTTATTCACTTTCAACATGGACAATAACAACTTACAGTCCCCTACGTCAACGTTGAACTTCATGGAGAACACCACAACATTGCCCATGTCATCATCATCGTCTGTTAATGGAATGTTTAATGAAAACTTTGGTTGGAACTCATCGATTAATCCATGTGAAAGTGGGGATAATTTGAAAGTTGAATATGGCAGTGATCAAATTCCAGAGTTAAAGGAAAGATTGGATCATCCAATGGAATTGCATGAAATGGACTATTCTTCAGAGGGTACATGGTTTCAAGAGTTGTTTGGATTTAATGG